The DNA segment AACATTCATTTAAGCCAGTTCATCATTCATAATGCTAGGAAAGCTGAATCGGTTGCACCTCTGACGAGCTACACAGGTTGATCGCGGACACTTTTACATGTCGAAAACGTCTCGCAACGCCAACTCAGGCTTGTCGTATCCTAATTCAGCTGGAAGTGGGATGCCGAGCTCCTTCAATGTGGGTGTGATTTCCTGAACTACATAGGGCCAGATGGTCTTCTCAAACCTTCCGCACTTCACTCTGGTGGCTTCCAAGCACCGGATGGCCAGGGCGATGTCATTGACTCTGCGGCAGGCTTTCAGAACTGCGATGAGGATCACTGGGTCGGGGACCAAGTCATGAGCGTGGAGATCGGTCAGACCTCTGCGGATTTGCCATCCGTCGATGTCGGGGTGGTTAAAGAAAGCAACGTACCGTGAGTCGAATTCCTCATCagtttcttctttctttgaAGATAACCTTGCCGACGTGCTCAACGGGCTACGGTTGCACAAGgttggagtggagttacgggCCACATATGCACTGCGGGCAGCGCGGAAAATGACTTGACGGAACATTATCGTTAATAACACACCGGAATTATCCACTAGAATCGAATAAGGACTAGAAAACGTCCGTGTGAAATGTGACCTTATAACTTTTAGGACACAAAACACACAAAATGGATGATAGGTGGAAAACACAGCTGTGAGACGATCGTTGCGCTAGGAGCGGCGCAGCTTAGAACTAAAACTGCGCCTCGCGTGTTCGCGGGGTTCGCGACCCCGCCCAGGCAGATTTGAAAAAGAGCGGGAAGTTTTAAATTGACGGGGATGTCCCAACTGGTCCgtcaatagaccgtattcgataacggttcgatgtatcgtttggttcaaaacaatagaacataacctcaaaccaactgtaaggattttaattggataag comes from the Bemisia tabaci chromosome 7, PGI_BMITA_v3 genome and includes:
- the COX5A gene encoding cytochrome c oxidase subunit 5A, mitochondrial, which gives rise to MFRQVIFRAARSAYVARNSTPTLCNRSPLSTSARLSSKKEETDEEFDSRYVAFFNHPDIDGWQIRRGLTDLHAHDLVPDPVILIAVLKACRRVNDIALAIRCLEATRVKCGRFEKTIWPYVVQEITPTLKELGIPLPAELGYDKPELALRDVFDM